Proteins encoded within one genomic window of Erinaceus europaeus chromosome 13, mEriEur2.1, whole genome shotgun sequence:
- the LOC132542578 gene encoding uncharacterized protein C9orf40-like has translation MAKRRAAEPLVFHAPWKRLLRGLPDGPPCWVSPPRKRRMDAAAAVAEPPPEPRKRRGGGQPEGRGLDTGEPPPRAPEPGEQPDARAPRGGGDGGAGRGETGVPRRKGQALLEETWRRGLCFSQWDEETLVTWMEICLKMPEVCIAACQANMRSGSSMLMMRDS, from the exons ATGGCCAAGCGGCGTGCGGCCGAGCCGCTGGTGTTCCACGCGCCCTGGAAGCGGCTCCTGCGTGGCCTTCCCGACGGGCCGCCGTGCTGGGTGTCGCCGCCTCGCAAACGCAGAATGGACGCGGCGGCGGCCGTGGCCGAGCCTCCGCCTGAGCCCCGCAAGCGCCGTGGCGGCGGGCAGCCGGAGGGCCGCGGCCTGGACACGGGCGAGCCGCCCCCACGGGCTCCGGAGCCGGGGGAGCAGCCGGACGCCCGGGCCCCCAGGGGCGGCGGCGACGGCGGGGCGGGACGCGGGGAGACTGGGGTGCCGCGCCGGAAAGG GCAGGCTCTGCTGGAGGAGACATGGCGACGAGGTCTGTGCTTCTCCCAGTGGGACGAAGAAACACTGGTTACCTGGATGGAG ATCTGCCTGAAGATGCCTGAGGTGTGTATAGCTGCCTGCCAGGCAAATATGAGGAGTGGGTCCAGCATGCTAATGATGAGGGACTCATAA